Proteins encoded in a region of the Megalops cyprinoides isolate fMegCyp1 chromosome 3, fMegCyp1.pri, whole genome shotgun sequence genome:
- the gjd1a gene encoding gap junction protein delta 1a yields the protein MTMGEWTILERLLEAAVQQHSTMIGRILLTVVVIFRILIVGIVGEKVYEDEQTMFICNTMQPGCNQACYDKAFPISHIRYWVFQIILVCTPSLCFITYSVHQSAKQRDRSYSFLHPYMERDHGRHESARKLRNINGILVHNPDSGKEEHDCLEVKEIPNAPRGLTHAKSAKVRRQEGISRFYVIQVVFRNALEIGFLAGQYFLYGFNVPGMFECDRYPCVKEVECYVSRPTEKTVFLVFMFAVSGICVLLNLAELNHLGWRKIKTAIRGVQARRKSICEVRKKDLSHLSQAPNLGRTQSSESAYV from the exons ATGACCATGGGGGAGTGGACCATACTGGAGAGGCTGCTGGAGGCTGCTGTCCAGCAGCACTCTACCATGATTGGACG GATCCTGCTCACTGTGGTGGTGATCTTCCGCATCCTGATCGTGGGCATTGTGGGTGAGAAGGTCTACGAGGACGAGCAGACCATGTTCATCTGCAACACCATGCAGCCTGGCTGCAACCAGGCCTGCTACGACAAGGCCTTCCCTATCTCTCACATCCGCTACTGGGTCTTCCAGATCATTCTGGTGTGCACGCCCAGCCTGTGCTTCATCACCTACTCAGTGCACCAGTCGGCCAAGCAGCGCGACCGCAGCTACTCCTTCCTGCACCCCTACATGGAGCGGGACCACGGGAGGCATGAGAGCGCGCGCAAGCTCCGCAACATCAACGGCATCCTGGTGCACAACCCCGACAGCGGCAAGGAGGAGCACGACTGCCTGGAGGTGAAGGAGATCCCTAACGCCCCCCGCGGGCTCACACACGCCAAGAGCGCCAAAGTGCGGCGCCAGGAGGGCATCTCCCGCTTCTACGTCATCCAGGTGGTGTTCCGCAACGCCCTGGAGATAGGCTTCCTGGCCGGCCAGTACTTCCTGTATGGCTTCAACGTGCCGGGCATGTTCGAGTGCGACCGCTACCCCTGCGTCAAGGAGGTGGAGTGCTACGTGTCACGACCCACCGAGAAGACGGTCTTCCTGGTCTTCATGTTCGCCGTGAGCGGCATCTGCGTGCTGCTCAACCTGGCCGAGCTCAACCACCTCGGGTGGCGCAAGATCAAGACGGCCATCCGCGGCGTGCAGGCCCGCCGGAAGTCCATCTGCGAGGTGCGCAAGAAGGACCTGTCTCACCTGTCACAGGCGCCCAACCTGGGCAGGACCCAGTCCAGCGAGTCTGCATATGTTTGA